One stretch of Insulibacter thermoxylanivorax DNA includes these proteins:
- the menD gene encoding 2-succinyl-5-enolpyruvyl-6-hydroxy-3-cyclohexene-1-carboxylic-acid synthase translates to MTEGPTLYLSAFIDELVRSGVEHIVISPGSRSTPLAVLAAEHPQLRVWMIVDERSAGFFALGLAKARRVPVALLCTSGTAAANYMPAIAEAKLARVPLIVLTADRPHELRDVGAPQTIDQIAMYGRQVKWFMEMPIPEAAPLMLRHARMTAARAAAEAMQQPLGPVHLNFPLREPLLPDLDHPDLFAAGRDGDRAYVEVTFGVKQLPPETVQALAEQLKAHGRGLIVCGPMDMPAFAEAVTELAAVLGYPVLADPLSQLRSGSHRQDVIIDAYDAFLRDERTAESLEPEVILRFGAMPVSKPLLQYMNRHADSRLIVVDDGGWRDPTLLASDMISADPVQLCRSLADKLAGQAGGPTGIRSGYPPSGRDGAWLAEWQQLNEISRRVMQEGALDPEIEDLFEGRVFTELRELLPAGTVLLAGNSMPIRDLDAFYAVDERGVRMAGNRGANGIDGLVSTAMGISAAGERVVLVLGDLSFYHDMNGLLAAKLYQLPITIIVVNNDGGGIFSFLPQADLPRHYELLFGTPIGLDFRHAAAMYGGRYTKADTWELFREAVSQAVSADGLDVIEVPTDRRANAEHHRRIWRLIAERIQSRQAAGREG, encoded by the coding sequence TTGACGGAAGGACCAACCCTCTACTTAAGTGCTTTCATCGATGAATTGGTTCGCTCGGGTGTCGAACACATCGTCATCAGCCCCGGTTCGCGGTCGACGCCGCTGGCGGTGCTTGCCGCTGAACATCCGCAGCTTAGGGTGTGGATGATCGTCGATGAGCGCTCTGCCGGCTTCTTCGCCCTGGGATTGGCGAAGGCAAGGCGCGTTCCCGTTGCCCTGCTCTGTACGTCGGGGACGGCGGCGGCTAATTATATGCCGGCGATCGCCGAGGCGAAGCTTGCCCGCGTGCCGCTCATCGTGCTCACCGCCGACCGGCCCCATGAACTGCGGGATGTGGGAGCACCGCAGACGATCGATCAGATCGCAATGTACGGCCGCCAGGTCAAGTGGTTCATGGAGATGCCGATCCCGGAAGCGGCTCCCCTTATGCTGCGGCATGCCCGGATGACGGCCGCCCGTGCGGCTGCCGAGGCGATGCAGCAGCCCCTGGGGCCCGTACATCTGAACTTTCCGCTTAGAGAACCGCTGCTTCCCGATCTCGATCATCCGGATCTCTTCGCAGCCGGGCGGGACGGGGACCGGGCTTATGTGGAAGTGACGTTCGGCGTGAAGCAGCTGCCGCCTGAGACCGTGCAAGCGCTGGCGGAACAGCTGAAGGCGCACGGCAGGGGGCTCATCGTGTGCGGGCCTATGGACATGCCTGCCTTCGCCGAAGCGGTAACGGAGCTGGCAGCCGTGCTCGGCTATCCCGTGCTTGCCGATCCGCTCTCCCAGCTGCGGAGCGGTTCGCATCGGCAGGATGTGATCATCGACGCCTACGATGCCTTCCTGCGCGATGAACGGACAGCGGAAAGTTTGGAGCCGGAGGTCATCCTCAGGTTCGGCGCGATGCCGGTATCGAAACCGCTCCTGCAGTATATGAACCGGCATGCGGACAGCCGGCTCATCGTCGTCGATGACGGCGGCTGGCGTGATCCGACGCTGCTCGCCAGCGATATGATCAGCGCCGATCCCGTGCAGCTGTGCCGCTCGTTGGCGGACAAGCTTGCAGGTCAAGCAGGGGGACCGACCGGCATTCGCAGCGGCTATCCGCCGAGCGGGCGAGACGGAGCTTGGCTGGCTGAGTGGCAGCAGCTTAACGAGATCAGCAGACGTGTGATGCAGGAAGGCGCCTTGGATCCGGAGATCGAGGATCTGTTCGAGGGCCGCGTCTTCACGGAACTGCGGGAACTGCTGCCTGCAGGCACGGTGCTGCTTGCCGGCAACTCGATGCCGATCCGCGATCTCGATGCCTTCTATGCGGTGGATGAACGGGGGGTCCGCATGGCCGGCAACCGCGGGGCCAACGGCATCGACGGGCTGGTCTCCACGGCCATGGGGATCAGCGCGGCAGGCGAGCGCGTCGTGCTCGTCCTCGGCGATCTCTCCTTCTATCACGATATGAACGGACTGCTCGCTGCGAAGCTCTATCAGCTGCCAATCACGATTATCGTTGTGAACAATGACGGCGGCGGGATCTTCTCCTTCCTGCCGCAGGCGGATCTGCCGCGGCATTATGAGCTATTGTTCGGCACTCCCATCGGCCTCGATTTCCGCCATGCGGCGGCGATGTACGGCGGCCGGTATACGAAGGCGGATACCTGGGAGCTGTTCCGCGAAGCCGTCAGCCAAGCGGTATCTGCGGACGGGCTCGATGTGATCGAGGTGCCGACGGATCGCCGAGCAAATGCTGAACATCACCGCCGGATCTGGCGGCTGATCGCCGAACGCATACAAAGCAGGCAAGCGGCCGGAAGGGAAGGATAA
- the menH gene encoding 2-succinyl-6-hydroxy-2,4-cyclohexadiene-1-carboxylate synthase, with the protein MYCEVNGVRYHLQESGTGEALLLLHGFTGSSESWRRFIPAWSQRYRTIAVDLLGHGKTEAPTDPARYRMEQAAADLTALLDALEINSAHVLGYSMGGRLAMSLAMSAPQRVRSLILESSSPGLRTQEERAARIRQDEALAQRIEREGLAPFVAYWENLPLFASVRRLPEDVQLALRRQRLANSPAGLAASLRGMGTGTQPSWWEYLHQLPMPVLLIAGEEDEKFVRIARKMHALIPHSRFELAEHAGHIVHVEVPDIFDTMVIKFLTSLQ; encoded by the coding sequence GTGTATTGTGAAGTAAACGGTGTACGCTATCATCTGCAGGAGTCCGGTACGGGCGAGGCGCTGCTTCTGCTGCACGGATTTACGGGCAGCAGCGAGAGCTGGCGCCGCTTCATTCCCGCCTGGTCGCAGCGGTACCGCACCATCGCCGTCGATCTCTTGGGCCATGGCAAGACCGAGGCGCCGACAGATCCCGCGAGGTACCGCATGGAGCAGGCTGCTGCTGATCTGACGGCGCTTCTTGATGCTCTAGAGATCAACAGCGCCCATGTGCTCGGCTATTCGATGGGCGGACGGCTGGCGATGTCCCTTGCGATGTCGGCGCCACAGCGGGTGCGGTCGCTGATCCTGGAGAGCAGTTCGCCGGGGCTTCGGACGCAGGAAGAGCGGGCGGCGCGGATCCGGCAAGATGAGGCGCTCGCCCAGCGCATCGAGCGGGAAGGGCTGGCGCCGTTCGTCGCTTACTGGGAGAACCTCCCGCTTTTTGCTTCGGTGCGCCGTTTGCCGGAGGATGTGCAGCTTGCTCTTCGCCGCCAGCGGCTCGCGAACTCCCCCGCAGGGCTCGCTGCGAGCCTGCGCGGCATGGGCACCGGCACTCAGCCATCCTGGTGGGAATACCTGCACCAGCTGCCGATGCCTGTGCTGCTTATCGCAGGCGAAGAAGATGAGAAATTCGTCCGCATCGCCCGAAAGATGCATGCGCTCATCCCGCACAGCCGCTTCGAGCTGGCAGAGCATGCGGGGCATATCGTACATGTGGAAGTGCCGGATATTTTTGATACAATGGTGATAAAGTTTCTTACTTCTTTACAGTAG
- the menB gene encoding 1,4-dihydroxy-2-naphthoyl-CoA synthase, whose product MSVVPWIKQGSYEDIIYETYEGMAKITINRPEVRNAFRPQTVIEMMDAFARARDDSEIGVIILTGAGDLAFCSGGDQKVRGHGGYVGDDQIPRLNVLDLQRMIRTIPKPVIAMVAGYAIGGGHVLHIVCDLTIAADNAIFGQTGPMVGSFDGGYGAGLLARIVGHKKAREIWYLCRQYNAQEALEMGLVNAVVPLEKLEEETVKWCREILEKSPTAIRFLKAAFNADTDGLAGIQQLAGDATLLFYTTDEAKEGRDAFKEKRRPDFSKFPRFP is encoded by the coding sequence ATGTCTGTTGTACCATGGATTAAGCAGGGCAGCTATGAAGATATCATCTACGAGACCTATGAAGGAATGGCGAAGATTACGATCAACCGTCCTGAAGTGCGCAATGCATTTCGGCCGCAGACGGTCATAGAGATGATGGATGCCTTCGCGCGGGCACGCGATGATTCGGAGATCGGCGTCATCATCTTGACGGGCGCGGGTGATCTTGCCTTCTGTTCCGGCGGCGACCAGAAGGTGCGCGGCCACGGCGGCTACGTCGGCGATGATCAGATTCCACGGCTCAACGTCCTTGACTTGCAGCGAATGATTCGCACGATTCCAAAACCGGTGATCGCGATGGTCGCAGGCTATGCGATTGGCGGCGGCCATGTCCTGCATATCGTCTGCGATTTGACGATCGCTGCGGACAATGCCATCTTCGGTCAGACCGGCCCGATGGTCGGCAGTTTCGACGGCGGCTACGGCGCCGGCCTGTTGGCGCGCATCGTAGGCCATAAGAAAGCGCGCGAGATCTGGTATCTATGCCGCCAGTACAATGCGCAGGAAGCGCTGGAGATGGGCCTCGTCAACGCCGTTGTACCGCTGGAGAAATTAGAAGAAGAGACGGTGAAGTGGTGCCGGGAGATCCTGGAGAAGAGTCCGACGGCGATCCGCTTCCTGAAAGCGGCCTTCAATGCGGATACCGACGGGTTGGCCGGCATTCAGCAGCTCGCCGGCGACGCGACGCTCTTGTTCTATACGACGGATGAGGCGAAGGAAGGCCGGGATGCCTTCAAGGAGAAGAGACGTCCGGACTTCTCAAAATTCCCGCGCTTCCCGTGA
- a CDS encoding o-succinylbenzoate--CoA ligase, with product MQNQMQHWLDKRAALTPDRLALIDGKEELTFRELRERSQRTARKLSGLGIRQGAVVGLLCTSSADFVALVHALTYLGAILMPLNTRLTAHELSFQIEDAACMHLIYDEANGQLAEEVLGRLPQLLLIQAEGLSELQETECSLTAYIDAEAVQSIMYTSGTTGAPKGVMLTYGNHWSSAVGSVLNLGLSSTERWLAAVPLFHISGLSIIWRSVIYGMTIIIHRKFDPANANRAILEQGVTIMSVVSNMLARMLEDLGGRTYPPEFRCMLLGGGPAPRPLLESCAAKGIPVYQTYGMTETASQIVTLPPEYALSKLGSVGKPLFQAEIRIAGERGGDALPGEAGEILVRGPNVTKGYWNRPQATAEAMKGGWLATGDIGYLDEDGFLYVLDRRKDLIISGGENVYPAEIEAALLQHPAVKEAGVTGVADERWGQVPIACVVLREDAQLSEEELREYLKDKLARYKIPARFYFVNMLPRNASGKLLRRELPALAVQAEQAAEQS from the coding sequence ATGCAGAACCAGATGCAGCATTGGTTGGATAAGCGGGCAGCTCTCACGCCGGATCGGCTGGCGCTCATCGACGGCAAGGAAGAGCTGACCTTCCGGGAACTCCGGGAGCGCTCGCAGCGTACGGCACGGAAGTTATCCGGTCTAGGCATCAGGCAAGGCGCCGTCGTTGGTCTCCTCTGCACAAGCAGCGCGGATTTCGTGGCACTCGTCCATGCGCTGACTTATCTCGGTGCGATCCTCATGCCGCTGAACACGCGGTTAACCGCCCATGAGCTCAGCTTCCAGATCGAAGATGCGGCATGCATGCACCTGATATACGATGAGGCGAACGGGCAGCTGGCTGAGGAGGTCCTCGGCAGGCTGCCCCAGCTGTTGCTGATTCAAGCAGAGGGGCTGTCCGAACTGCAGGAAACCGAATGCTCCCTCACGGCTTACATCGACGCGGAGGCCGTCCAGTCGATCATGTACACCTCAGGTACGACGGGGGCGCCGAAGGGCGTCATGCTCACCTATGGCAATCACTGGTCCTCTGCCGTCGGCTCGGTGCTGAATCTAGGGCTGAGCAGCACGGAACGCTGGCTTGCTGCCGTACCGCTCTTCCATATCAGCGGTCTGTCTATCATCTGGCGCAGCGTGATCTATGGCATGACGATAATCATCCACCGCAAGTTCGACCCGGCAAACGCCAACCGCGCCATCCTCGAGCAGGGCGTGACGATCATGTCCGTCGTCAGCAATATGCTGGCTCGCATGTTAGAGGATCTCGGCGGCCGCACCTATCCTCCTGAATTCCGCTGCATGCTCCTCGGCGGCGGTCCCGCGCCGCGTCCTTTGCTTGAATCCTGCGCGGCCAAAGGCATCCCTGTCTATCAAACCTACGGTATGACGGAGACGGCATCTCAGATCGTGACCCTGCCGCCGGAATATGCCCTGTCCAAACTGGGTTCGGTTGGCAAGCCGCTGTTCCAAGCAGAGATCCGGATCGCCGGCGAACGGGGCGGGGATGCCCTCCCGGGGGAAGCCGGCGAGATCCTGGTGCGCGGTCCGAATGTGACCAAGGGTTATTGGAACCGGCCGCAGGCGACTGCGGAAGCGATGAAAGGCGGCTGGCTGGCGACGGGGGATATCGGATACCTGGATGAGGACGGCTTCCTCTATGTACTTGACCGCAGGAAGGATCTCATCATCTCCGGCGGGGAGAATGTCTACCCGGCTGAGATCGAAGCGGCGTTGCTGCAGCATCCTGCCGTCAAGGAAGCGGGAGTGACCGGCGTTGCTGATGAGCGCTGGGGGCAGGTGCCGATTGCCTGCGTCGTCCTGCGGGAAGATGCCCAGCTGTCGGAGGAAGAGCTGCGTGAATATCTCAAGGACAAGCTGGCTCGGTACAAGATTCCCGCCCGTTTCTACTTCGTGAACATGCTTCCGCGGAATGCCTCCGGCAAGCTGCTGCGCAGAGAGCTGCCGGCATTGGCTGTGCAAGCAGAGCAGGCCGCCGAACAATCTTAA
- the menC gene encoding o-succinylbenzoate synthase, with translation MHIASITLHHIRMPLKSPFAASYGVYHDRETILIEVQDESGCIGWGECVAFAEPWYTEETIGTAWHIVESFLIPQLLGKRLEHPREVSRLFAGIKRNPMAKAGLETAVWDLYAKLQDKPLAEVLGGVRKEIETGIAIGLQPTTEKLYEAIERSIEAGYRRVKVKIKPGMDIDLIRSIRAAYPGLALMADANSAYTPADAPHLMRLDEYNLMMIEQPLDAEDIIDHAALQKQLATPICLDESLVSLDHVRHALTLGSCRVVNIKIGRVGGLTSALQIHDLCASHGVPVWCGGMLETGIGRAHNIALATLPGFTLPGDISASDRYWERDVISPPVAVSAGKIAVPEGPGIGVEVDREYLGHVTLRTQHYNMQHYNMQHYNIGKHL, from the coding sequence ATGCATATCGCTTCGATTACGCTCCATCATATCCGCATGCCGCTTAAGAGCCCTTTTGCGGCGTCATACGGCGTCTATCACGACCGGGAGACGATCCTGATCGAGGTGCAGGACGAGTCCGGCTGCATCGGCTGGGGGGAGTGCGTGGCCTTTGCCGAACCTTGGTATACGGAGGAGACGATCGGCACCGCATGGCATATCGTGGAATCCTTCCTCATCCCGCAGCTTCTCGGCAAGCGGCTTGAACATCCGCGGGAGGTCTCCCGGTTATTCGCAGGCATCAAGCGGAATCCCATGGCTAAGGCGGGGCTGGAGACGGCGGTATGGGATCTATATGCTAAGCTGCAAGACAAACCTCTGGCAGAGGTGCTGGGAGGCGTCCGGAAGGAGATCGAAACGGGCATCGCCATCGGCCTGCAGCCGACGACCGAGAAGCTGTATGAGGCGATCGAACGCAGTATAGAGGCGGGATATCGAAGGGTGAAGGTGAAGATCAAGCCGGGGATGGATATCGACTTGATCCGCAGCATCCGCGCTGCCTATCCGGGTCTGGCACTGATGGCGGATGCGAATTCCGCTTATACGCCGGCGGATGCGCCGCATCTGATGCGGCTGGATGAGTATAACCTGATGATGATCGAACAGCCGCTGGATGCAGAGGACATCATCGACCACGCAGCGCTGCAGAAGCAGCTTGCCACACCGATCTGCCTTGATGAAAGCCTCGTCAGTCTTGATCATGTGCGGCATGCCTTGACTCTGGGCAGCTGCCGGGTGGTCAATATCAAGATCGGCAGAGTGGGCGGTCTCACCTCGGCCCTTCAGATTCACGATCTGTGCGCTTCGCACGGCGTACCGGTGTGGTGCGGCGGGATGCTCGAGACGGGGATCGGCCGGGCGCACAATATCGCCTTGGCGACGCTGCCCGGCTTCACCCTGCCGGGTGATATCTCGGCTTCCGACAGGTACTGGGAACGTGATGTAATCTCTCCTCCGGTTGCCGTGAGCGCTGGGAAGATCGCCGTGCCGGAGGGACCCGGGATCGGCGTCGAGGTCGATCGTGAGTATCTCGGCCATGTGACCTTGCGTACTCAGCATTACAACATGCAGCATTACAACATGCAGCATTACAATATCGGGAAGCACCTCTGA
- a CDS encoding NADPH-dependent FMN reductase: MSRNKIGIIIGSTRPGRVAEQVAKWVYDIAQQRGDADYEIVDIADYNLPIYDEPVPPSMSTEYAKEHTKKWSEKIASLDGFIFCTPEYNRATSGALKNAIDFLYYEWNNKAAAFVGWGSFLGARAVENLRIIMGELQVADVRAQVGLSLFTDFENFSVFKPGEHHTDSVNAMLDQLNAWASALKPLRSQSS; the protein is encoded by the coding sequence ATGAGCAGAAACAAAATCGGAATCATCATCGGCAGCACCCGTCCCGGCCGCGTAGCTGAACAAGTGGCCAAATGGGTGTACGACATTGCGCAGCAGCGGGGCGATGCGGATTATGAGATCGTCGATATCGCCGATTATAACTTGCCGATCTATGATGAACCTGTTCCTCCGTCGATGTCCACGGAGTATGCGAAGGAACATACGAAGAAATGGTCGGAGAAGATCGCTTCCCTTGACGGCTTCATCTTCTGCACCCCGGAATACAACCGGGCAACCTCCGGAGCGCTGAAGAATGCGATCGACTTTCTCTATTATGAATGGAACAACAAAGCCGCGGCATTCGTAGGCTGGGGAAGTTTCTTGGGAGCCCGCGCGGTGGAAAACCTGCGCATCATCATGGGCGAACTGCAGGTGGCCGATGTACGGGCACAGGTGGGCTTGTCGCTCTTCACGGACTTTGAGAACTTCAGCGTGTTCAAACCCGGCGAGCATCATACCGATTCGGTGAATGCCATGCTCGACCAGCTGAATGCCTGGGCAAGCGCCTTAAAACCTCTGCGCAGCCAGTCATCTTAA